In the Flavisolibacter tropicus genome, one interval contains:
- a CDS encoding glycosyltransferase family 4 protein: MSIVISHPTGNQNVRAVLNSFSETELLTRFITTVAINARAQWLNFLPNRFRQECLRRTYSLPAALVTTHPYLELARIGLSAFGFIKWVQGEYKWASIDSVYKNLDMVTAKKLSSFSSKYNVSAVYAYEDGAFDTFSKAKKLGLKCIYDLPIAYWETSRKLLLDEAERLPQWVNTLGGGILDSRMKLERKTAELELADIIITPGKFVSDSLPIWAKNKKIITSPFGSPMMIDKSSRGLKNRKKKQNQRLRVLFVGSMGQRKGLGDLFNAIKLLNCSNIELVVLGAMLDRSDFYRKEFPDFTYEIGRPHKQVLELMQTCDVFCLPSIVEGRALVMQEAMSQGLPLIITPNTGGDDLILEEQTGFLVPIRSPQAIAEKLSWFLDNRSKLKEMSVLAQEHAGTYTWEKYGMNIVSEIKESLCY; this comes from the coding sequence ATGTCAATCGTTATCTCTCATCCAACTGGCAATCAAAATGTACGTGCAGTACTGAATAGCTTTTCTGAAACTGAATTATTAACAAGATTCATTACTACAGTTGCTATTAATGCAAGAGCTCAGTGGTTAAATTTTTTGCCAAACAGATTTCGCCAAGAGTGTCTTCGTCGTACATATTCATTACCAGCTGCGTTAGTAACTACACATCCTTATTTAGAATTGGCTAGAATAGGATTATCTGCATTTGGTTTTATTAAGTGGGTGCAAGGCGAATATAAATGGGCTAGCATTGACTCCGTTTATAAAAATTTAGATATGGTTACTGCTAAGAAGCTCAGCTCTTTTTCAAGTAAATACAATGTAAGTGCTGTTTATGCGTATGAAGATGGAGCCTTTGATACATTTTCAAAAGCAAAAAAGTTAGGATTAAAATGCATTTATGACTTACCGATTGCTTATTGGGAAACCTCACGGAAGCTTTTACTGGATGAAGCCGAACGGCTCCCGCAATGGGTAAATACACTTGGAGGAGGCATTCTTGATTCAAGAATGAAACTAGAACGCAAAACTGCTGAATTAGAACTAGCCGATATAATTATCACACCCGGTAAGTTTGTTTCAGATTCGTTACCCATATGGGCTAAAAACAAAAAGATTATCACCTCGCCTTTCGGTTCACCAATGATGATAGACAAAAGCAGCAGGGGATTAAAAAACCGTAAGAAAAAGCAGAATCAACGATTACGGGTTTTATTCGTTGGTTCAATGGGACAACGCAAAGGCTTAGGTGACTTATTTAATGCCATTAAGTTACTTAATTGCTCAAACATAGAGCTAGTCGTTTTGGGGGCAATGTTAGATCGTTCAGACTTTTATAGAAAAGAGTTTCCTGATTTTACCTACGAGATTGGAAGACCACACAAACAAGTGCTAGAACTAATGCAAACCTGTGATGTATTTTGTTTGCCCTCGATAGTGGAGGGGAGAGCCTTAGTTATGCAAGAAGCTATGAGCCAGGGGTTGCCACTCATAATAACACCTAATACCGGTGGGGATGATTTGATTTTAGAGGAGCAAACTGGTTTTTTAGTTCCAATTAGGTCTCCACAAGCAATTGCGGAAAAGTTATCTTGGTTTTTAGATAATCGCTCAAAACTGAAAGAAATGAGTGTATTAGCACAAGAGCATGCTGGCACTTATACTTGGGAAAAATATGGGATGAACATAGTGAGTGAGATTAAAGAATCACTATGTTATTGA
- a CDS encoding glycosyltransferase, with amino-acid sequence MNIVFFAHPDFLHLKSMIRYTNMLVKGMRERGHNVEVWSPNSKFLFLTSITFFKKWLGYLDQYILFPIKIRHSIKICPSDTLFVFTDHALGPWVPLVSNRPHIIHCHDFLAQRSALNEIAEHKTGWTGRRYQNMIYNGYSKAKNFISVSQKTKEDLHQFLPYVPQLSEVVYNGFNQTFIPHDAGKARALLSSKTGIELTKGYLLHVGGNQWYKNRIGVLEIYEAFRSKNNLEIPLLMVGDMPDHLLNSKVRNSIYKKDIHFLTNINDCFLNFCYSGASVFVFPSFAEGFGWPIAEAMASGCPVITTNEAPMTEVAGQAGFLIPRRPSDDCKACEWAYEAAKVVKLVLSLLPNERKAVIDECINNIERFNAINAISRIESIYEDVMKFN; translated from the coding sequence TTGAATATTGTATTTTTTGCACACCCCGATTTCCTACATCTTAAAAGCATGATTCGCTATACGAATATGCTGGTTAAGGGTATGAGAGAGCGTGGGCATAATGTAGAGGTATGGTCACCGAATAGTAAGTTCTTATTCTTAACATCAATAACATTTTTTAAAAAATGGTTAGGTTATTTAGATCAATACATTTTATTTCCTATTAAAATAAGGCACAGTATTAAGATTTGTCCTTCTGATACACTCTTTGTATTTACAGACCATGCATTGGGGCCATGGGTGCCTCTTGTAAGTAACCGTCCTCATATTATTCATTGCCATGATTTCCTTGCCCAGCGTTCTGCCCTAAATGAAATTGCAGAACATAAAACAGGATGGACCGGCCGAAGATATCAGAATATGATTTATAATGGTTATTCAAAAGCAAAGAACTTTATTTCAGTTTCACAGAAGACAAAAGAGGACTTGCATCAATTTTTGCCATATGTACCGCAACTTTCAGAAGTTGTTTATAATGGATTCAATCAAACCTTTATACCCCATGACGCTGGAAAGGCAAGGGCATTGCTTTCTAGTAAAACTGGGATCGAATTGACCAAGGGATATCTCTTGCATGTTGGTGGCAATCAATGGTACAAAAACCGTATAGGAGTACTAGAAATTTATGAAGCCTTCCGCAGTAAAAACAATTTAGAAATTCCCTTGTTAATGGTAGGTGATATGCCGGATCATCTTTTGAATAGTAAAGTAAGGAACTCCATATATAAAAAGGATATTCACTTCCTAACAAATATTAATGATTGCTTCTTAAACTTTTGTTACTCCGGCGCTTCAGTTTTTGTTTTTCCTTCATTTGCAGAAGGGTTTGGGTGGCCCATTGCAGAAGCTATGGCCTCTGGTTGTCCTGTTATTACTACTAATGAAGCCCCAATGACGGAAGTGGCGGGTCAAGCTGGATTTCTTATTCCGCGTAGACCGTCAGATGACTGTAAAGCTTGTGAATGGGCATATGAGGCTGCAAAAGTTGTTAAACTGGTGCTTTCACTTCTTCCAAATGAAAGAAAGGCTGTTATCGATGAATGCATTAACAACATAGAAAGGTTTAATGCTATAAATGCAATCAGCCGTATAGAATCTATATACGAAGATGTAATGAAATTCAATTGA
- a CDS encoding glycosyltransferase yields the protein MDPRLGGVCEAVRITVKKLNELEVCNEIVSLDSPNASFLAKEKVMIHALGPGRTPWCYSGKLIPWLIKHASRFDAIILHGLWLFPSFAVRKALQYLHRQDPSNKAKRPKIFIMPHGMLDPYFQRAQNRRLKAIRNWIYWKLIEGRVIKNANGLLFTCEEELFLARTTFSPYRPQKEMNVGLGIAQPPSYSNRMRNSFLESCPGLNNETYILFLGRIHPKKGIDILFKAYDELLRSTLQLINYTTYTNNAGLFNGVYSHDIKFPKLVIAGPGWDTPYGVSIKKLVEGNSLLNGFIYFPDMLVDEEKWGAIYGCEAFILPSHQENFGIAVVEALSCGKPVLISNQINIWKEIQELRCGIIKPDTLDGVKELFSSWLCLSHEEKKYMNEKARLAYEHKFSIGSVAVNLLNIIKE from the coding sequence ATGGATCCTCGATTAGGAGGGGTTTGTGAGGCCGTTCGTATTACCGTTAAAAAACTCAATGAATTAGAGGTTTGTAATGAAATAGTAAGTTTAGATTCGCCAAATGCTTCTTTTTTAGCCAAAGAAAAGGTAATGATACATGCACTTGGACCCGGTAGAACACCTTGGTGTTATAGTGGAAAACTTATACCATGGCTAATTAAGCATGCCTCCCGGTTTGATGCAATAATTCTTCATGGCTTATGGTTGTTTCCCAGTTTTGCTGTTAGAAAAGCATTGCAGTATTTACACCGGCAAGATCCATCCAACAAAGCGAAGCGACCAAAGATCTTTATAATGCCTCATGGAATGTTGGACCCTTATTTTCAGCGAGCTCAAAATAGGAGGCTTAAGGCAATCAGAAACTGGATATACTGGAAGTTAATAGAAGGAAGAGTTATAAAGAATGCCAACGGATTGCTTTTCACCTGTGAAGAGGAACTTTTCTTAGCAAGAACAACATTTAGTCCTTACAGGCCACAGAAAGAGATGAATGTTGGTTTAGGTATAGCACAGCCACCGTCTTATAGTAACAGAATGAGGAATAGCTTTTTGGAAAGTTGTCCAGGTCTAAACAATGAAACTTATATTTTGTTTTTAGGGCGAATTCATCCTAAAAAAGGAATTGATATCTTATTCAAGGCCTATGATGAATTGTTGCGAAGTACATTACAATTAATAAATTACACGACTTACACAAATAATGCAGGATTATTTAATGGAGTTTATTCCCACGATATCAAATTTCCAAAGCTTGTTATTGCAGGGCCCGGCTGGGATACTCCCTATGGTGTTTCTATTAAGAAGTTAGTAGAAGGAAACTCTTTACTAAATGGTTTCATTTACTTTCCTGATATGCTTGTCGATGAAGAAAAATGGGGAGCTATTTATGGATGTGAGGCTTTTATTTTACCTAGTCATCAAGAGAACTTTGGTATTGCAGTAGTTGAGGCATTATCATGTGGCAAACCAGTATTAATATCTAATCAAATAAACATTTGGAAAGAAATACAGGAATTAAGATGTGGTATTATTAAGCCTGATACATTAGATGGGGTGAAAGAGTTATTTAGTTCTTGGCTTTGCCTTTCACATGAGGAAAAGAAGTATATGAATGAGAAGGCTAGGTTAGCCTATGAACATAAATTTTCAATCGGCAGTGTAGCGGTTAATTTACTCAACATTATCAAAGAATAG
- a CDS encoding glycosyltransferase family 8 protein, giving the protein MNIVFCINRLGMVGLGATLTSLIRNCSDTKRIKIYFLCAGITSCEKYYIKSLFNEEQFLGGYQFIDFDPSRIFGSFPSLHGDWTTYGRLLISDYLEEDQVLYLDCDLIIELDVLEVEKFDFQGEVLGAVGGGKFKYTLGNKFYIEKIGISPDVEYFNAGVLILDLFKWRMKNIKEQCLELANKYSLELPSHDQSILNIILKGSFAKLSPAFNCEWCADKVRPNVSEKMLLHFVGSPKPWDLFGSFIHNGYQSWLKYSTNKWMAKFGGISTSSLFRTWRIRRSYARCIRNRYLNK; this is encoded by the coding sequence ATGAATATTGTTTTTTGTATTAACCGATTAGGTATGGTGGGACTTGGTGCAACACTTACATCATTAATCAGAAATTGCTCAGATACAAAAAGAATAAAAATTTACTTTCTATGTGCAGGTATAACTAGTTGTGAAAAATATTACATTAAAAGTTTGTTTAATGAAGAACAGTTTTTAGGTGGGTACCAATTTATCGATTTTGACCCATCTAGAATATTTGGATCCTTTCCATCACTTCATGGCGATTGGACTACCTATGGGCGTCTATTGATTTCAGATTATTTAGAGGAAGATCAAGTACTTTACCTTGACTGTGATCTAATTATAGAATTAGATGTTCTGGAAGTCGAGAAGTTTGATTTTCAAGGTGAAGTTTTAGGGGCTGTTGGTGGAGGTAAATTCAAATATACGCTCGGTAATAAATTTTATATAGAAAAAATTGGCATTTCACCTGATGTAGAGTACTTCAACGCTGGGGTTTTGATTTTAGACCTATTCAAATGGAGAATGAAAAATATAAAAGAACAATGTCTTGAACTCGCTAATAAATATTCGTTGGAACTACCTTCTCATGATCAATCAATTCTGAATATTATTTTAAAAGGAAGCTTTGCCAAACTTTCTCCTGCGTTTAATTGTGAATGGTGTGCTGATAAAGTCAGACCTAATGTTTCGGAAAAAATGTTATTGCATTTTGTTGGTTCTCCAAAACCCTGGGACCTATTTGGTTCTTTCATTCATAATGGATATCAAAGCTGGCTTAAATATTCTACAAATAAATGGATGGCAAAATTTGGAGGAATATCCACATCTTCCTTGTTTAGAACATGGAGGATACGCAGATCCTACGCTCGTTGCATTCGTAATAGGTACTTGAATAAGTAA
- a CDS encoding WcaF family extracellular polysaccharide biosynthesis acetyltransferase, which translates to MYNQNTYSGPSFSLKNRVKRVLWEFVALLFFRYSPKPLHIWRSFLLRCFDAKIGSNVHVYPKVKIWAPWNLELGDECGIANGVTLYSQGKIKIGKRTVISQGAHLCGGSHDYNQPGFPLITKPILIGDQVWVAAETFVHPGVIVGEGCVIGARSVVNTDMPAWMICAGHPCKPIKERQRFKCQFDVHPNEGVKQNS; encoded by the coding sequence ATGTACAACCAGAATACCTATTCTGGACCTTCATTTTCATTAAAAAATAGAGTTAAAAGGGTTTTATGGGAGTTTGTTGCACTACTATTTTTTCGCTATTCGCCAAAACCCTTACATATATGGAGGTCGTTTCTGCTGCGATGTTTTGATGCAAAAATTGGCAGTAATGTGCACGTTTATCCAAAAGTTAAAATTTGGGCACCTTGGAATCTTGAGTTGGGAGATGAATGTGGGATTGCCAATGGAGTAACCCTTTACAGTCAGGGCAAGATTAAAATTGGAAAAAGAACGGTTATTTCTCAAGGGGCGCATTTATGTGGAGGCTCTCATGATTATAACCAACCAGGTTTTCCCTTAATTACTAAGCCTATTTTAATCGGGGACCAAGTATGGGTTGCGGCAGAAACCTTTGTTCATCCTGGGGTAATTGTTGGCGAAGGGTGTGTCATAGGTGCACGCTCGGTAGTTAATACTGATATGCCAGCATGGATGATTTGCGCTGGCCATCCCTGCAAGCCTATAAAAGAAAGACAACGTTTTAAGTGTCAATTTGATGTTCATCCAAATGAAGGTGTAAAACAAAACTCATAG